The Oncorhynchus tshawytscha isolate Ot180627B linkage group LG12, Otsh_v2.0, whole genome shotgun sequence genome includes a window with the following:
- the LOC112265331 gene encoding rab-like protein 6 isoform X2 — protein sequence MFSALKKLVGSEPGQPRDKNIPAGMQSMNHSLQRRFAKGVQYNMKIVIRGDRNTGKSTLWHRLQGKKFMDDYVPTQEIQATSIHWNYKTTDDVVKVEVWDVVDKGRGKKRGDTLKVENEPQESDEVALDAEFLDVYKNCNGVIMMFDITKQWTFNYILRELPKVPTHVPVCVLGNHRDMGDHRVILPDDIRQVIANLNRPMGSSYIHYAEASMKNGFGLKYLHRFFNIPFLQLQRETLLRQLETNQLDMDATLEELCVQQETEDQNYEIFLENTETRNKGYGSPCPANGQSPCSGSQSPIVPPSGASTGSSSPGTPQQPPIAAQVPNLQSLSPSPSPPPPALPAGMVSPTTEPQSPTLTQARSPDHLGPSPSPPAQAPPPQKRGLISRLFGSAPAPEVPAVMPEPEPSPVCPAKVQSVDDFVPDEGLDKSFLEDSLPSKVKVSQPAPALDSDSEGEDRGNPMVAGYQDELDPDDKELPQPSTLGLLTSKDFTMSSDEEEAPPPPAAPAAAQDDRLDRESELKKLGTESIMPHAMEPHAPEPLTPASQLLENTVLLEAEPISLTMIPAVALEQPGAQPGPPRAKKGGSPGVEGSDSDPEAPVAEQMLSFIMDDPDFESEQEVVIQKITKEVFPVRDEVLSDLELSDDDILPAVLIPEPLKAKPVLKPSFKSKNETDLFGLGFTEEAPRAKDSSEDLEEKESKHSSKEKKKKKKKNKEEEEKSSKKKHRKDKKKEKDETGTGDDKEKKKKKSRTKKTGDVDDLEDFLAGGEGSENREGGDYEEL from the exons ATGTTTTCAGCTCTGAAGAAGCTAGTTGGTTCTGAACCAGGCCAGCCGAGGGACAAGAACATCCCCGCTGGTATGCAGTCCATGAATCATAGTTTACAGAGACGCTTTGCCAAAGGAGTACAGTACAACA TGAAAATAGTTATCCGTGGAGACAGAAATACTGGAAAGAGCACTCTATGGCATCGACTGCAAGGAAAGAAATTCATGGATGACTACGTCCCCACTCAAGAGATCCAGGCAACCAGCATCCATTGGAACTACAAAA cCACTGATGACGTGGTCAAGGTGGAGGTGTGGGATGTGGTGGATAAAG GCCGAGGTAAAAAACGAGGGGACACTTTGAAAGTGGAGAATGAACCCCAAGAG TCTGACGAGGTGGCCTTGGATGCAGAGTTCCTTGACGTTTACAAGAACTGCAACGGTGTGATCATGATGTTTGACATCACCAAGCaatg GACGTTCAACTACATCCTGAGAGAACTACCCAAAGTACCCACTCATGTTCCAGTGTGTGTCCTAGGCAACCACAGGGACATGGGTGACCACCGTGTCATCCTACCTGATGACATCCGCCAGGTTATTGCTAATCTCAATAG ACCCATGGGTTCCTCCTATATTCACTACGCTGAAGCCTCTATGAAGAATGGATTTGGCTTGAAATATTTACACCGATTTTTCAACATCCCTTTCCTGCAACTGCAG AGGGAGACTCTGTTGCGGCAGCTCGAGACCAACCAGTTAGACATGGACGCCACTCTGGAGGAGCTCTGCGTGCAGCAGGAGACTGaggatcaaaactatgaaat TTTCTTGGAGAATACGGAGACCCGCAATAAAGGCTATGGTTCACCTTGTCCAGCCAACGGTCAGAGCCCTTGCTCGGGCTCCCAATCCCCCATCGTCCCTCCAAGTGGGGCCTCCACTGGCAGCTCTAGCCCTGGGACCCCTCAGCAGCCACCCATCGCTGCCCAGGTCCCTAACCTCcagtctctctcgccttctccctctcctccacctcctgccTTGCCAGCCGGGATGGTTTCCCCCACCACTGAGCCTCAGTCCCCCACTCTGACGCAGGCTCGGAGTCCTGATCATCTTGGACCGTCACCATCCCCCCCTGCCCAGGCACCGCCTCCTCAGAAACGTGGCCTCATCTCACGTCTCTTTGGCTCCGCCCCTGCCCCAGAAGTCCCTGCAGTCATGCCAG AGCCAGAGCCTTCCCCTGTGTGTCCTGCTAAAGTTCAGAGTGTGGATGACTTTGTGCCAGACGAGGGTCTGGATAAAAGCTTCCTGGAGGACAGCCTCCCCTCTAAAGTCAAGGTCTCCCAGCCAGCACCTGCACTGGACAGTGACAG tgagggagaagacagagggaaccCTATGGTGGCAGGTTATCAGGATGAACTAGACCCAGATGACAAAGAGCTGCCCCAGCCCAGCACCCTGGGCCTTCTCACCAGTAAAGACTTCACCATGTCCAGCGATGAGGAGGAAGCACCcccaccaccagcagcacccGCTGCCGCGCAGGATGACCGCCTTGACCGTGAATCAGAGCTGAAAAA ACTGGGCACTGAGTCTATAATGCCCCATGCCATGGAGCCTCATGCTCCGGAGCCTTTGACTCCTGCTTCCCAGCTCCTGGAGAACACTGTCCTCTTGGAGGCAGAGCCAATCTCCCTCACCATGATCCCTGCAGTAGCCCTGGAGCAGCCAGGCGCCCAGCCAGGCCCACCCAGAGCAAAGAAGGGGGGAAGCCCTGGGGTGGAGGGTTCAGACTCTGACCCAGAGGCCCCTGTTGCTGAACAGATGCTTTCCTTCATCATGGATGATCCTGATTTTGAGTCTGAGCAGGAGGTGGTCATCCAGAAGATAACCAAG GAGGTTTTCCCAGTCAGGGATGAAGTACTGTCTGATCTGGAGCTGTCAGATGATGACATCCTTCCAGCCGTTCTGATCCCTGAACCTCTGAAGGCCAAGCCGGTCCTGAAGCCCTCCTTTAAGAGCAAGAATGAGACAGACCTGTTTGGCTTGGGCTTCACTGAGGAGGCCCCCAGAGCCAAGGACAGCAGTGAGGACCTAGAAG AGAAGGAAAGCAAACACTCCtcaaaagaaaagaagaaaaagaagaagaaaaacaaagaG gaggaggagaagagcagcAAGAAGAAGCATAGAAAGGacaagaaaaaagagaaagatgagacaggaacaggagatgacaaagagaagaaaaagaagaaatcTCGGACCAAGAAAACCGGGGATGTGGATGACTTGGAGGATTTCTTGGCCGGAGGGGAGGGGTCAGAAAATCGAGAGGGTGGAGACTATGAAGAACTCTAG
- the LOC112265331 gene encoding rab-like protein 6 isoform X1 — MFSALKKLVGSEPGQPRDKNIPAGMQSMNHSLQRRFAKGVQYNMKIVIRGDRNTGKSTLWHRLQGKKFMDDYVPTQEIQATSIHWNYKTTDDVVKVEVWDVVDKGQKYPLPEGVGRGKKRGDTLKVENEPQESDEVALDAEFLDVYKNCNGVIMMFDITKQWTFNYILRELPKVPTHVPVCVLGNHRDMGDHRVILPDDIRQVIANLNRPMGSSYIHYAEASMKNGFGLKYLHRFFNIPFLQLQRETLLRQLETNQLDMDATLEELCVQQETEDQNYEIFLENTETRNKGYGSPCPANGQSPCSGSQSPIVPPSGASTGSSSPGTPQQPPIAAQVPNLQSLSPSPSPPPPALPAGMVSPTTEPQSPTLTQARSPDHLGPSPSPPAQAPPPQKRGLISRLFGSAPAPEVPAVMPEPEPSPVCPAKVQSVDDFVPDEGLDKSFLEDSLPSKVKVSQPAPALDSDSEGEDRGNPMVAGYQDELDPDDKELPQPSTLGLLTSKDFTMSSDEEEAPPPPAAPAAAQDDRLDRESELKKLGTESIMPHAMEPHAPEPLTPASQLLENTVLLEAEPISLTMIPAVALEQPGAQPGPPRAKKGGSPGVEGSDSDPEAPVAEQMLSFIMDDPDFESEQEVVIQKITKEVFPVRDEVLSDLELSDDDILPAVLIPEPLKAKPVLKPSFKSKNETDLFGLGFTEEAPRAKDSSEDLEEKESKHSSKEKKKKKKKNKEEEEKSSKKKHRKDKKKEKDETGTGDDKEKKKKKSRTKKTGDVDDLEDFLAGGEGSENREGGDYEEL, encoded by the exons ATGTTTTCAGCTCTGAAGAAGCTAGTTGGTTCTGAACCAGGCCAGCCGAGGGACAAGAACATCCCCGCTGGTATGCAGTCCATGAATCATAGTTTACAGAGACGCTTTGCCAAAGGAGTACAGTACAACA TGAAAATAGTTATCCGTGGAGACAGAAATACTGGAAAGAGCACTCTATGGCATCGACTGCAAGGAAAGAAATTCATGGATGACTACGTCCCCACTCAAGAGATCCAGGCAACCAGCATCCATTGGAACTACAAAA cCACTGATGACGTGGTCAAGGTGGAGGTGTGGGATGTGGTGGATAAAG GCCAAAAATACCCTCTCCCTGAGGGTGTAG GCCGAGGTAAAAAACGAGGGGACACTTTGAAAGTGGAGAATGAACCCCAAGAG TCTGACGAGGTGGCCTTGGATGCAGAGTTCCTTGACGTTTACAAGAACTGCAACGGTGTGATCATGATGTTTGACATCACCAAGCaatg GACGTTCAACTACATCCTGAGAGAACTACCCAAAGTACCCACTCATGTTCCAGTGTGTGTCCTAGGCAACCACAGGGACATGGGTGACCACCGTGTCATCCTACCTGATGACATCCGCCAGGTTATTGCTAATCTCAATAG ACCCATGGGTTCCTCCTATATTCACTACGCTGAAGCCTCTATGAAGAATGGATTTGGCTTGAAATATTTACACCGATTTTTCAACATCCCTTTCCTGCAACTGCAG AGGGAGACTCTGTTGCGGCAGCTCGAGACCAACCAGTTAGACATGGACGCCACTCTGGAGGAGCTCTGCGTGCAGCAGGAGACTGaggatcaaaactatgaaat TTTCTTGGAGAATACGGAGACCCGCAATAAAGGCTATGGTTCACCTTGTCCAGCCAACGGTCAGAGCCCTTGCTCGGGCTCCCAATCCCCCATCGTCCCTCCAAGTGGGGCCTCCACTGGCAGCTCTAGCCCTGGGACCCCTCAGCAGCCACCCATCGCTGCCCAGGTCCCTAACCTCcagtctctctcgccttctccctctcctccacctcctgccTTGCCAGCCGGGATGGTTTCCCCCACCACTGAGCCTCAGTCCCCCACTCTGACGCAGGCTCGGAGTCCTGATCATCTTGGACCGTCACCATCCCCCCCTGCCCAGGCACCGCCTCCTCAGAAACGTGGCCTCATCTCACGTCTCTTTGGCTCCGCCCCTGCCCCAGAAGTCCCTGCAGTCATGCCAG AGCCAGAGCCTTCCCCTGTGTGTCCTGCTAAAGTTCAGAGTGTGGATGACTTTGTGCCAGACGAGGGTCTGGATAAAAGCTTCCTGGAGGACAGCCTCCCCTCTAAAGTCAAGGTCTCCCAGCCAGCACCTGCACTGGACAGTGACAG tgagggagaagacagagggaaccCTATGGTGGCAGGTTATCAGGATGAACTAGACCCAGATGACAAAGAGCTGCCCCAGCCCAGCACCCTGGGCCTTCTCACCAGTAAAGACTTCACCATGTCCAGCGATGAGGAGGAAGCACCcccaccaccagcagcacccGCTGCCGCGCAGGATGACCGCCTTGACCGTGAATCAGAGCTGAAAAA ACTGGGCACTGAGTCTATAATGCCCCATGCCATGGAGCCTCATGCTCCGGAGCCTTTGACTCCTGCTTCCCAGCTCCTGGAGAACACTGTCCTCTTGGAGGCAGAGCCAATCTCCCTCACCATGATCCCTGCAGTAGCCCTGGAGCAGCCAGGCGCCCAGCCAGGCCCACCCAGAGCAAAGAAGGGGGGAAGCCCTGGGGTGGAGGGTTCAGACTCTGACCCAGAGGCCCCTGTTGCTGAACAGATGCTTTCCTTCATCATGGATGATCCTGATTTTGAGTCTGAGCAGGAGGTGGTCATCCAGAAGATAACCAAG GAGGTTTTCCCAGTCAGGGATGAAGTACTGTCTGATCTGGAGCTGTCAGATGATGACATCCTTCCAGCCGTTCTGATCCCTGAACCTCTGAAGGCCAAGCCGGTCCTGAAGCCCTCCTTTAAGAGCAAGAATGAGACAGACCTGTTTGGCTTGGGCTTCACTGAGGAGGCCCCCAGAGCCAAGGACAGCAGTGAGGACCTAGAAG AGAAGGAAAGCAAACACTCCtcaaaagaaaagaagaaaaagaagaagaaaaacaaagaG gaggaggagaagagcagcAAGAAGAAGCATAGAAAGGacaagaaaaaagagaaagatgagacaggaacaggagatgacaaagagaagaaaaagaagaaatcTCGGACCAAGAAAACCGGGGATGTGGATGACTTGGAGGATTTCTTGGCCGGAGGGGAGGGGTCAGAAAATCGAGAGGGTGGAGACTATGAAGAACTCTAG